The following are encoded in a window of Pseudomonas graminis genomic DNA:
- a CDS encoding DUF2931 family protein produces the protein MGFAAPKHMEVWVETVDVLDKRGLAFFRVHGGVASYTGKVKGWHQGASEGKPINNVDLPDKLLLRWQSLAEPQTYKIKIQIPQWVREEMVRPERVLCPWNQQWKTDYREMITLGMAPGGIVKVWIGGSCLGFTEVGRYQAEVEPLGPYRGASKGKYIPLEPENKAYVDQHGIPYGSW, from the coding sequence GTGGGCTTCGCCGCGCCAAAACACATGGAAGTCTGGGTTGAGACCGTCGATGTGCTGGACAAGCGCGGACTTGCGTTTTTTCGAGTACACGGCGGGGTCGCGAGTTACACCGGAAAGGTAAAGGGCTGGCACCAAGGGGCGTCAGAAGGAAAGCCAATCAATAACGTCGACCTGCCTGACAAGCTCTTACTTCGATGGCAGTCCCTGGCAGAGCCGCAGACTTACAAGATCAAAATACAGATACCACAGTGGGTACGTGAAGAGATGGTTCGGCCCGAGCGCGTCCTTTGCCCGTGGAATCAGCAATGGAAAACCGACTATCGAGAGATGATCACGCTAGGCATGGCGCCCGGCGGAATTGTAAAAGTGTGGATAGGCGGATCGTGTCTGGGCTTCACAGAAGTCGGCCGTTACCAAGCCGAAGTCGAACCGCTCGGCCCCTACCGTGGCGCAAGCAAAGGCAAGTACATCCCGCTCGAACCGGAGAACAAAGCCTACGTCGACCAGCACGGCATTCCGTATGGCAGTTGGTAA
- a CDS encoding DUF2931 family protein — MESVDVLDQRGYVFFNVHAGVAGYTRKPEGWHKGTSGGKPINNVDLPDQLLLRWQSLVEPQAYKISIRIPQWVRDEMIKPEKGFCLWAGEWKEDFRDTITLGMAPGGIVKVWLGGSCLGFKEVGRYQAKIEPLGPNQDGKGLFYRAPNPAAQAWIDQHGIPYGSW, encoded by the coding sequence GTGGAAAGCGTCGACGTGCTCGATCAGCGGGGATACGTTTTCTTCAACGTGCATGCGGGAGTCGCCGGTTACACGCGTAAGCCCGAGGGCTGGCACAAGGGCACATCTGGTGGCAAACCCATCAACAACGTCGACTTACCAGACCAACTCCTTCTGCGCTGGCAGTCACTAGTGGAGCCTCAAGCTTACAAAATCAGCATTCGGATACCGCAGTGGGTCCGTGATGAGATGATCAAACCAGAGAAAGGATTTTGCCTCTGGGCTGGCGAGTGGAAAGAAGACTTTCGCGACACCATCACCTTAGGAATGGCGCCAGGGGGAATTGTAAAAGTGTGGTTAGGCGGATCGTGCTTGGGCTTTAAAGAAGTCGGCCGTTACCAGGCGAAAATCGAGCCGCTGGGCCCCAACCAAGACGGAAAAGGGTTGTTTTACCGAGCACCCAATCCAGCGGCGCAAGCCTGGATAGACCAACACGGCATCCCCTATGGCAGTTGGTAA
- a CDS encoding DUF2931 family protein has product METVDVLDQRGLAFFRVHGGVASYTGKVEGWHQGGGKSKPINNVDLPAQIFLRWQSLVEPQAYKARIPIPQWVRAEMVRPERVYCRGSKEWIDGYRFSIALGMAPGGIVKVWVGGPCLGFTEVGRYQAEVEPLGPYRGASKGKYIPLEPENKAYVEQHGIPYGSW; this is encoded by the coding sequence GTGGAGACCGTAGATGTTTTAGATCAGCGTGGCCTTGCATTTTTCCGAGTCCATGGCGGGGTCGCGAGCTACACCGGGAAAGTGGAAGGCTGGCATCAAGGAGGGGGCAAGTCGAAGCCTATAAATAACGTAGATCTGCCTGCCCAAATCTTTCTGCGCTGGCAGTCACTAGTTGAGCCGCAAGCTTACAAGGCCAGAATTCCCATCCCTCAGTGGGTACGCGCTGAAATGGTTAGGCCAGAGCGGGTCTACTGCCGCGGCTCAAAAGAATGGATAGATGGCTACCGTTTCTCGATTGCGCTGGGAATGGCTCCGGGAGGCATTGTGAAAGTCTGGGTTGGCGGGCCATGTTTAGGCTTCACAGAAGTCGGCCGTTACCAAGCCGAAGTCGAACCGCTCGGCCCCTATCGTGGCGCAAGCAAGGGCAAGTACATCCCGCTCGAACCGGAGAATAAAGCTTACGTAGAACAGCACGGAATTCCCTATGGCAGTTGGTAA
- a CDS encoding MalY/PatB family protein has product MDLNNVFQRLNTGSKKWSQYPEDVLPMWVADMDFPVATPIVQALKNRLEHPLLGYSVPQQALRETLVKHLADRYGWQIEAQDLVFLPGVEPGVNMALHALVSPSSAVLVQTPNYSPLLHAPANWKLPRIDLPFHVDARGEYPTDVAALERALPDHGALLLSNPHNPLGKVFERDELLAIGEACVRRDALIISDEIHADLLFDGRQHTPIASLSPEIAARSVTLMSASKAWNIAGLKTAFAVVQNAELRQRFNAGRLGLVDSVNALGLEATEVAYREGAPWLEQVVAYLQDNRDYLADAIKNRFPGITMHLPQSTYLAWLDCSGLGLDSPQQFFLEHAKVALSDGLEFGDDCGQFVRLNFGCPRPMLEEGLARMERSLRDI; this is encoded by the coding sequence ATGGATCTGAATAACGTTTTTCAGCGCTTGAACACCGGCAGCAAGAAGTGGAGCCAGTACCCCGAAGACGTGCTGCCGATGTGGGTGGCAGACATGGATTTCCCCGTGGCCACCCCCATTGTGCAGGCGCTGAAGAACCGTCTGGAGCACCCGCTGCTGGGTTATTCCGTGCCCCAGCAAGCGCTGCGGGAAACCCTGGTCAAGCATCTCGCTGACCGGTACGGCTGGCAGATTGAGGCGCAGGACCTGGTGTTTCTGCCCGGCGTCGAGCCCGGCGTGAACATGGCGCTCCATGCACTGGTCTCGCCGTCCAGCGCGGTGCTGGTGCAGACGCCCAACTACTCGCCGCTCCTGCATGCGCCGGCCAACTGGAAACTGCCGCGCATTGATCTGCCCTTCCATGTCGACGCCCGGGGCGAATACCCCACCGACGTCGCGGCGCTGGAACGCGCCCTGCCCGACCATGGCGCGCTGCTGCTGAGCAATCCCCACAACCCGCTGGGCAAGGTATTCGAACGCGACGAATTGCTCGCCATCGGAGAAGCCTGTGTGCGGCGTGATGCGCTGATCATTTCCGACGAGATCCACGCCGACCTGCTGTTCGACGGTCGTCAGCACACGCCGATTGCTTCCCTGAGCCCGGAGATCGCGGCGCGCAGCGTGACGCTGATGTCGGCGAGCAAGGCGTGGAACATCGCCGGGTTGAAGACTGCATTCGCCGTGGTGCAGAACGCCGAGTTGCGACAGCGTTTCAATGCCGGGCGCCTGGGGCTGGTGGACAGCGTCAACGCACTGGGCCTGGAGGCTACCGAAGTCGCTTATCGGGAAGGCGCTCCCTGGCTGGAACAAGTCGTGGCGTATCTGCAGGACAACCGCGATTACCTGGCCGATGCCATCAAAAACCGCTTTCCGGGGATCACGATGCACCTGCCCCAGAGCACGTACCTGGCGTGGCTGGATTGCTCCGGCCTGGGGCTTGACAGCCCGCAGCAGTTCTTCCTCGAACACGCCAAAGTTGCGCTCAGCGACGGACTGGAATTCGGCGACGACTGCGGCCAGTTCGTACGTCTGAACTTCGGCTGCCCACGGCCAATGCTGGAGGAAGGCTTGGCGCGCATGGAACGCAGCCTGCGCGACATCTGA
- a CDS encoding DUF1624 domain-containing protein, whose amino-acid sequence MQTLSVPLQSPVTSIAHPGRLQSIDALRGLIIVFMLLDHVRETFFLHHQVSDPMDVAHTSVDLFISRTLAHFCAPLFVFLTGLSAWLYGERHAGKGAVAGFLFKRGLVLIALELTLVNFAWTFQFPPTVIYLQVIWAIGLSMIALSAMVVLPRGVLAALGLAIIAGHNLLDDVHFAVGSAMHIPWAILHDRGWIEVGDSLRLRTSYPLLPWIGVIAVGYAAGPWFGRDANGEKREINLIAWGFGALTLFLALRGINGYGEKPWVEGDTTAQTLMSVLNVTKYPPSLLFISLTLGVGLLVLAWLERQQGRAWLRPLVTFGAAPMFFYLLHLYVLKLLYVGAVAIWGTTQGQYFGFTSVLGLWGCAAMLTVVLWPAVSWFAALKARRRDIAWLKYF is encoded by the coding sequence ATGCAAACTCTGTCCGTCCCCCTGCAATCTCCTGTCACCTCCATCGCCCATCCCGGCCGTTTGCAATCGATCGATGCCCTGCGTGGACTGATCATCGTGTTCATGCTGCTGGATCACGTGCGCGAGACCTTCTTTCTGCACCATCAGGTCAGCGACCCGATGGACGTCGCCCACACCAGCGTCGACCTGTTCATCAGCCGCACCCTCGCGCATTTCTGCGCGCCGCTGTTCGTGTTTCTTACCGGTCTTTCAGCCTGGCTGTACGGCGAACGGCATGCGGGCAAGGGCGCGGTGGCGGGGTTTCTGTTCAAGCGCGGGCTGGTATTGATCGCGCTTGAACTGACCCTGGTGAACTTCGCCTGGACGTTCCAGTTTCCGCCGACGGTGATTTACCTGCAGGTCATCTGGGCGATTGGCCTGAGCATGATTGCGCTGTCAGCGATGGTGGTACTGCCGCGCGGGGTGCTGGCGGCGCTGGGACTGGCGATCATCGCCGGGCATAACCTGCTGGATGACGTGCACTTTGCCGTGGGCTCGGCGATGCACATTCCGTGGGCGATTCTGCATGACCGCGGCTGGATCGAGGTCGGCGACAGTCTGCGCCTGCGCACGTCGTACCCGCTGCTGCCGTGGATCGGCGTGATTGCCGTGGGTTACGCCGCCGGGCCGTGGTTTGGTCGCGACGCGAATGGGGAAAAGCGTGAGATCAACCTGATTGCCTGGGGGTTTGGCGCACTGACGCTGTTTCTCGCCCTGCGCGGCATCAACGGCTATGGCGAGAAACCTTGGGTGGAAGGTGACACCACCGCGCAGACCCTGATGAGCGTGTTAAACGTGACCAAGTACCCGCCGTCGCTCCTGTTCATCAGCCTCACGCTGGGTGTCGGCTTGCTGGTTCTGGCCTGGCTTGAGCGGCAACAGGGTCGGGCCTGGCTGCGACCACTGGTGACCTTTGGCGCGGCGCCGATGTTTTTCTACCTCCTGCACTTGTATGTGCTGAAGTTGCTCTATGTCGGCGCGGTCGCGATCTGGGGCACCACCCAAGGCCAATACTTCGGGTTCACCTCGGTATTGGGCCTGTGGGGCTGCGCCGCCATGCTGACCGTCGTGTTATGGCCGGCGGTGAGTTGGTTCGCGGCGCTCAAGGCGCGTCGCCGGGACATCGCCTGGCTCAAGTACTTCTGA
- the ggt gene encoding gamma-glutamyltransferase → MKYQPFAQSLVATVLTLGLSCAHAASVAPAAAENGMVVTAQHLATHVGVDVLKSGGNAVDAAVAVGYALAVVYPAAGNLGGGGFMTIQLADGRKTFLDFREKAPLAATANMYLDKDGNVVPDLSSKGHLAVGVPGTVSGMEMALSKYGTKKRAEVIAPAIKLAENGFALEQGDVDLLGTATDEFKADAKDLGTIFLNKGQPLQVGDTLVQKDLARTLKEISAKGSDGFYKGWVAKAIVDSSHAGKGIITQADLDKYATREMAPIECDYRGYHVVSAPPPSSGGVVICEIMNILEGYPMQELGYHSAQGLHYQIEAMRHAYVDRNSYLGDPDFVKNPISHLLDRDYAGKLRAAIEPQKAGISQNIKPGVAPHEGNNTTHYSIVDKWGNAVSVTYTLNDWFGAGVMASSTGVILNDEMDDFTSKVGVPNMYGLIQGEANAIAPGKSPLSSMSPTIVTKDGKTVMVVGTPGGSRIITATLLTMLNVIDYGMNIQEAVDAPRFHQQWMPETTNLETFAVSPDTQKILESWGHKFAGPQDANHLAAILVGAPSLGGKPVGNNRFYGANDPRRSTGLSLGY, encoded by the coding sequence ATGAAGTACCAACCCTTCGCCCAGTCGCTCGTTGCGACGGTGCTCACCCTTGGTCTGTCCTGCGCCCACGCCGCTTCCGTGGCCCCGGCCGCTGCTGAAAACGGCATGGTCGTCACCGCTCAGCATCTGGCCACCCATGTGGGTGTCGACGTGCTCAAATCCGGCGGCAACGCGGTGGATGCAGCCGTTGCCGTGGGTTACGCCCTGGCGGTGGTCTATCCCGCCGCCGGCAATCTGGGTGGGGGCGGCTTCATGACCATCCAGCTGGCGGACGGACGCAAGACCTTCCTCGACTTCCGCGAAAAAGCGCCGCTGGCAGCCACCGCCAACATGTACCTGGACAAGGACGGCAACGTCGTGCCGGACCTGAGTTCCAAGGGGCACCTGGCCGTCGGCGTGCCCGGCACTGTGTCCGGCATGGAGATGGCGCTCAGCAAATACGGCACCAAAAAACGCGCCGAAGTCATTGCGCCGGCGATCAAACTCGCTGAAAACGGCTTCGCCCTGGAGCAAGGAGACGTCGACCTGCTCGGTACCGCCACCGATGAGTTCAAGGCCGATGCAAAGGATCTCGGCACGATCTTCCTGAACAAGGGGCAGCCGCTGCAAGTCGGTGACACCCTCGTGCAAAAAGACCTCGCCAGGACCCTCAAGGAAATCTCCGCCAAAGGCAGCGATGGTTTCTACAAGGGCTGGGTGGCCAAGGCCATCGTCGATTCCAGCCATGCAGGGAAGGGCATCATCACCCAGGCGGATCTCGACAAATACGCAACCCGCGAAATGGCGCCGATCGAATGTGATTACCGCGGCTACCACGTGGTCTCAGCGCCGCCACCGAGTTCCGGCGGCGTAGTGATTTGCGAGATTATGAACATCCTCGAAGGCTACCCGATGCAGGAACTGGGCTATCACTCCGCCCAAGGGCTGCATTACCAGATCGAAGCCATGCGTCACGCCTACGTCGACCGCAACAGCTACCTGGGCGATCCGGATTTCGTCAAAAACCCGATCAGTCATCTGCTTGACCGCGACTACGCCGGCAAGCTTCGTGCCGCCATCGAACCGCAGAAAGCCGGCATCTCCCAGAACATCAAACCCGGCGTCGCGCCCCACGAAGGCAACAACACCACCCACTATTCCATCGTCGACAAGTGGGGCAACGCGGTTTCCGTCACTTACACCCTCAACGACTGGTTCGGCGCTGGCGTAATGGCAAGCAGCACCGGCGTGATCCTCAACGATGAAATGGACGACTTCACCTCCAAGGTCGGCGTACCGAACATGTACGGCCTGATTCAGGGCGAAGCCAACGCCATCGCCCCGGGCAAGTCGCCGCTGTCGTCGATGAGTCCGACCATCGTCACCAAGGACGGCAAGACGGTGATGGTCGTCGGCACGCCGGGCGGCAGCCGTATCATCACCGCCACCTTGCTGACCATGCTTAACGTCATCGACTACGGCATGAACATCCAGGAAGCAGTCGATGCGCCTCGCTTCCACCAGCAGTGGATGCCGGAAACCACCAACCTGGAAACCTTCGCCGTGAGCCCTGACACCCAGAAGATCCTCGAAAGCTGGGGCCACAAGTTTGCCGGTCCTCAGGACGCCAATCATCTGGCCGCCATTCTCGTTGGCGCGCCTTCCCTCGGTGGGAAGCCAGTGGGGAATAACCGTTTCTACGGCGCCAACGATCCGCGTCGCAGCACGGGGTTGTCGCTCGGTTATTGA
- a CDS encoding TIGR04211 family SH3 domain-containing protein encodes MPISPSDASLRLTPVPGVRRRLLNAGLLTTLITAAVASPFALAETTSKDRWVSDTLSTYVRSGPTDGYRIVGTLKSGQKVELINTQGDYSQVRGSAGDNVWIPTADLQEVPGQAERLPQLTQKAADLSAQLKTIDDDWKTKVQGMQETLESRKKLVDELEARTKDLNAQLASAQSDLRTTQAKLGDENNQVLMRYMVYGGSIAGAGLLLGLILPSLTKGRKRNDRWF; translated from the coding sequence ATGCCTATTTCTCCCTCCGATGCCTCCCTTCGCTTGACCCCTGTGCCGGGCGTTCGACGCCGTTTGCTCAATGCCGGCCTGCTGACCACCTTGATAACCGCCGCCGTTGCCAGCCCGTTCGCGCTGGCCGAAACCACGAGCAAGGATCGCTGGGTCAGTGACACCCTGAGCACTTACGTACGCAGCGGTCCCACCGACGGCTACCGCATCGTCGGCACCTTGAAGTCCGGACAGAAAGTCGAGCTGATCAACACCCAGGGCGACTACAGCCAGGTGCGCGGCAGCGCCGGCGACAACGTCTGGATTCCCACCGCGGACCTGCAGGAAGTGCCGGGGCAGGCCGAGCGCTTGCCGCAATTGACCCAGAAGGCCGCTGACCTCAGCGCGCAACTGAAGACCATCGACGACGACTGGAAGACCAAGGTTCAGGGCATGCAGGAAACCCTGGAGTCGCGCAAGAAACTGGTCGACGAGCTCGAAGCACGGACCAAGGACCTGAACGCGCAGCTGGCCAGCGCCCAGTCGGATTTGCGCACGACCCAGGCAAAGCTGGGTGACGAAAACAATCAGGTGCTGATGCGTTACATGGTGTACGGCGGCAGCATCGCCGGCGCTGGACTGTTGCTGGGCCTGATCCTCCCGTCCCTGACCAAGGGCCGCAAGCGCAACGATCGGTGGTTCTGA